One Solea senegalensis isolate Sse05_10M linkage group LG3, IFAPA_SoseM_1, whole genome shotgun sequence genomic window carries:
- the plin2 gene encoding perilipin-2 gives MVAADVISNQNVVERVTSLPLVSSTYGLVSSMYCSTKDTHPYIRSVCEAAEHGVRTITSVALTTASPIMDKLEPQIAIANDLACKGLDKIEKTLPILHHPSDQIVSSAKDVVNTAKDVVTGTVFSAKDTVTSVVEKTRGVVQDGVEKTRTVVTGSVSTVLESRVVRLVSSGVDTALSTSESLVEQYLPLREEELELEARTVKGFDKGELSYYVRLGSLSTKLRKRAYTSAVAKIQDSKQRSMDFISQINSTVDMIEYGRKNISGANQMVNDKLSSLVTWRSKRSNQENSHEAEVIESHTLTLARSLTQQLQTTCLVLVSSLQGLPNHIQREALSFSHSASEVYTNFSKATALGELPDSMLSSSRVQLRKMNNSLDNVMDYLVNNTPLNWLVGPFYSLTSPEPTITPASAVSRSSVRSSSFSSTQRHREEEMESLHSQQQQ, from the exons ATGGTAGCCGCTGACGTCATCTCCAATCAG AATGTGGTGGAGAGGGTGACCAGCCTCCCCCTGGTCAGCTCCACCTACGGCCTGGTGTCCAGCATGTACTGCAGCACCAAAGACACCCACCCGTACatcaggagtgtgtgtgaggcagcgGAGCACGGGGTCCGCACCATCACCTCTGTGGCCCTCACCACTGCCTCGCCCATCATGGACAAGCTGGAACCTCAGA TTGCCATTGCCAACGACCTGGCCTGTAAAGGTCTGGACAAGATTGAGAAAACCTTGCCAATTCTTCACCATCCCTCCGACCAG ATCGTCTCCAGTGCCAAGGACGTGGTAAACACGGCTAAAGACGTTGTGACAGGCACCGTGTTCAGTGCCAAGGACACTGTGACCAGCGTTGTGGAAAAGACCCGAGGCGTGGTGCAAGATGGGGTGGAGAAGACCAGGACAGTAGTGACTGGGAGTGTCAGCACAGTGCTGGAGAGCAGGGTGGTCCGGCTGGTCAGCAGTGGAGTGGACACAGCTCTCAGTACGTCTGAGAGCCTGGTGGAGCAGTACCTGCctctgagggaggaggagctgg AGCTGGAGGCAAGGACCGTGAAAGGATTCGATAAGGGGGAGCTGAGCTACTATGTTCGACTGGGCTCCCTTTCCACCAAGCTGAGGAAGCGAGCGTACACCAGCGCTGTGGCCAAAATCCAAGACAGCAAGCAACGCAGCATGGATTTCATCTCGCAGATAAACTCCACAGTTGACATG ATTGAATATGGCAGAAAGAATATCAGCGGGGCTAATCAGATGGTAAATGATAAGCTGAGCTCTCTGGTGACATGGAGGTCCAAAAGGTCAAACCAGGAGAACAGTCATGAGGCAGAG GTCATCGAGTCTCACACCTTGACCCTGGCACGTTCCCTCACCCAGCAGCTCCAGACCACCTGTCTGGTCCTTGTCTCCAGCCTGCAGGGCCTCCCCAACCACATCCAGCGGGAAGCGCTGTCCTTCAGCCACTCTGCTTCAGAGGTCTACACTAACTTCAGCAAGGCCACAGCACTGGGAGAGCTGCCCGACAGCatgctgagcagcagcagagtgcaGCTGAGGAAAATGAATAATTCTCTCGACAACGTCATGGATTATCTGGTCAACAACACCCCGCTCAACTGGCTCGTCGGTCCGTTCTACTCCCTCACGTCCCCTGAGCCGACTATCACACCGGCCTCTGCTGTCAGTCGGAGCTCAGTTAGGTCCTCCAGCTTTTCCTCCACCCAGCGTCAtagggaggaggagatggagtcACTACACTcccagcagcaacagtaa
- the cdca9 gene encoding borealin-2 isoform X2, with protein sequence MPLRRTRNAGNVQMKEQLSREMRHSRLAPFIQQFEKEAQERMNELEAKMENMLSTVDKVFKVELMKMPPSLLNTLIGDLISEQISASDVSIAMKNESPQMHKPLKRVPSKRGKSTDSPPVLSATVQKSSNKTPKAVTGRKMTRTLAGSNSTGNLSSTATVKRTRSRVTKTSEQNKPKLRSVVSTGDLHCSLAGSAAHITVTTAQGQAVSFSEETKDEINLDMLDDVAWCQIQKLTSLMAYLSRRNRCQR encoded by the exons ATGCCGCTGAGACGCACGAGAAACGCAGGAAATGTCCAGATGAAAGAGCAGCTGAGCCGGGAGATGCGGCACAGCCGGCTGGCGCCcttcattcagcagtttgagaAAGAAG CGCAAGAGCGCATGAACGAGTTGGAGGCCAAAATGGAGAACATGTTGTCCACAGTGGACAAGGTCTTCAAAGTGGAACTGATGAAGATGCCTCCTTCTCTTCTAAATACACTCATTGGAGATTTAATCAGTG AGCAAATCTCAGCAAGTGATGTCTCCATTGCAATGAAG AATGAGTCCCCCCAGATGCACAAACCCCTAAAGAGAGTGCCCAGTAAAAGAG gGAAATCAACCGATTCTCCACCAGTCCTGTCTGCCACGGTCCAGAAATCCTCGAACAAGACACCTAAG gCCGTCACTGGAAGAAAAATGACCAGAACGTTAGCTGGGAGTAACAGCACTGGAAATCTCAG TTCCACGGCCACTGTCAAGAGAACTCGGAGCCGCGTGACCAAGACGAGTGAACAGAACAAACCCAAACTCAG GTCTGTCGTCTCCACTGGTGACCTCCACTGTTCATTGGCAGGCTCGGCTGCACACATCACTGTAACCACAGCACAGGGCCAG gctgtcagTTTTTCTGAAGAGACCAAAGATGAAATTAACCTGGACATGTTGGATGATGTTGCGTGGTGCCAGATTCAGAAGCTGACG AGTCTAATGGCGTATCTGTCCAGGCGAAATCGCTGCCAGCGATGA
- the cdca9 gene encoding borealin-2 isoform X1, with protein MPLRRTRNAGNVQMKEQLSREMRHSRLAPFIQQFEKEAQERMNELEAKMENMLSTVDKVFKVELMKMPPSLLNTLIGDLISEEQISASDVSIAMKNESPQMHKPLKRVPSKRGKSTDSPPVLSATVQKSSNKTPKAVTGRKMTRTLAGSNSTGNLSSTATVKRTRSRVTKTSEQNKPKLRSVVSTGDLHCSLAGSAAHITVTTAQGQAVSFSEETKDEINLDMLDDVAWCQIQKLTSLMAYLSRRNRCQR; from the exons ATGCCGCTGAGACGCACGAGAAACGCAGGAAATGTCCAGATGAAAGAGCAGCTGAGCCGGGAGATGCGGCACAGCCGGCTGGCGCCcttcattcagcagtttgagaAAGAAG CGCAAGAGCGCATGAACGAGTTGGAGGCCAAAATGGAGAACATGTTGTCCACAGTGGACAAGGTCTTCAAAGTGGAACTGATGAAGATGCCTCCTTCTCTTCTAAATACACTCATTGGAGATTTAATCAGTG AAGAGCAAATCTCAGCAAGTGATGTCTCCATTGCAATGAAG AATGAGTCCCCCCAGATGCACAAACCCCTAAAGAGAGTGCCCAGTAAAAGAG gGAAATCAACCGATTCTCCACCAGTCCTGTCTGCCACGGTCCAGAAATCCTCGAACAAGACACCTAAG gCCGTCACTGGAAGAAAAATGACCAGAACGTTAGCTGGGAGTAACAGCACTGGAAATCTCAG TTCCACGGCCACTGTCAAGAGAACTCGGAGCCGCGTGACCAAGACGAGTGAACAGAACAAACCCAAACTCAG GTCTGTCGTCTCCACTGGTGACCTCCACTGTTCATTGGCAGGCTCGGCTGCACACATCACTGTAACCACAGCACAGGGCCAG gctgtcagTTTTTCTGAAGAGACCAAAGATGAAATTAACCTGGACATGTTGGATGATGTTGCGTGGTGCCAGATTCAGAAGCTGACG AGTCTAATGGCGTATCTGTCCAGGCGAAATCGCTGCCAGCGATGA